Proteins found in one Brachypodium distachyon strain Bd21 chromosome 5, Brachypodium_distachyon_v3.0, whole genome shotgun sequence genomic segment:
- the LOC100843323 gene encoding putative disease resistance protein RGA3, giving the protein MDPIFLASAAATWALNKLLDHLKETAINALLRSKGLDKEVKPLIHALNRANLVLGGVNAGATGTAGVEIKNDKSLAAQIRLVHDQAVKLAKYLDVLEYYEIKEKIKKMKLKEGNKITSKVKSSITQLAHPKTNIKISDIQSIAATAKDLHMICDSLHDALVIQKLTELRIVTQNKSTDTRETAENFAGTKDFERDEKADILKQISASASSGQKLFVLPIVGDGGVGKTTLAQQVYSDPSLKDFNIKIWIYVSANFDEIKLAQGILEQIPGWEHKNTKNLNVLQSEMKKYLLTRRFLLVLDDMWEESQGRWDKLLAPLTCTPIKGNVILVTTRKLSVAKITNRMGAHIILKGMEKDLFWRFFKRCIFGDENYQGDKMLLDIGKDIATKLNGNPLAAKSVGTLLRRKPHMDCWRIIKDSDEWRAENEGDDIIPALRLSYNHLSYQLQLLFSCCALFPKGYKFDKDKLVRMWIALGFVMHERKKLENAGSDYFDDLVIRSFFQKDEQYFIVHDLMHDVAQEVSVLEYLSVDGSDPRKVFSSIRHIGIWTGIEPSETVEEDGIQYDNILESLEGLMLVGENDENNDMLKCLESLMLVGAYGKNFSEEFVKILAQVQYVRILRLSVSATDINADVLLSSVKRFIHLRYLELSYTYTSEEHKRPLPEAICKLYHLMILDITHWSGLNELPKGMSNLVNLRYLLVPGTGSLHSQISRVGELKLLQELNEFRVQQESGFNICQLKDLKEIKGSLSILDLQNVKDKAEASRARIKDKKHLKTLSLSWGGTNKGTAMQKEVIEGLKPHEYLAHLHVINYSGATTPSWLEAVRYLKSLQLKDCTELENLPSFEKLRFLKKLSLIGMSSLKEVKIDFNCGGASTASKSSDEEELELSEVEIAKCSALTSVRLHSCKVLTELNIKECRALSSLDGLPSSDQLVCKIEECPQLPSYVA; this is encoded by the exons ATGGACCCCATTTTCCTTGCATCCGCGGCGGCGACATGGGCGCTGAACAAGCTGCTCGACCACCTCAAGGAAACTGCCATCAATGCGCTTCTGAGATCGAAAGGTCTCGACAAGGAGGTGAAACCTCTCATCCACGCGCTGAATCGCGCCAACCTCGTCCTTGGGGGCGTCAACGCCGGAGCCACAGGCACCGCCGGCGTCGAGATCAAGAACGACAAGAGCCTGGCGGCGCAGATCAGGCTGGTGCACGATCAGGCCGTGAAGCTGGCCAAGTATCTGGATGTGCTCGAGTACTACGAAATCAAGGAAAAG ATAAAAAAGATGAAGCTGAAGGAAGGCAACAAAATTACATCCAAAGTAAAATCTTCTATAACTCAACTTGCACACCCAAAGACAAATATCAAAATATCTGATATACAAAGCATAGCAGCTACTGCGAAAGATCTGCATATGATTTGTGACAGTCTTCACGATGCCCTTGTGATTCAGAAACTTACAGAACTGCGTATTGTGACGCAAAACAAAAGCACAGACACCCGTGAGACAGCAGAGAACTTTGCTGGAACTAAGGATTTCGAGAGGGATGAGAAGGCTGATATTCTAAAACAAATTAGTGCAAGTGCATCAAGTGGTCAGAAGCTTTTCGTTCTTCCAATAGTTGGTGATGGAGGTGTTGGAAAAACAACACTTGCTCAACAAGTGTACAGTGACCCATCTTTGAAAGATTTCAACATCAAGATCTGGATCTATGTTTCTGCTAACTTCGATGAAATCAAGCTTGCCCAAGGGATCTTGGAACAAATACCTGGATGGGAGcataaaaacacaaaaaatctCAATGTACTTCAGAGTGAGATGAAGAAATACTTGTTGACCAGAAGATTTCTACTTGTTCTGGATGACATGTGGGAAGAGAGCCAGGGTCGCTGGGACAAGCTGTTGGCTCCACTTACATGTACACCAATAAAGGGTAATGTGATTTTGGTGACAACTCGAAAGTTATCTGTGGCCAAGATAACAAACAGAATGGGGGCACATATCATACTGAAAGGTATGGAGAAAGATTTGTTTTGGAGATTCTTCAAACGATGTATATTTGGTGATGAGAATTATCAAGGCGACAAGATGCTTCTGGATATTGGCAAGGACATAGCCACCAAGCTGAATGGGAATCCATTAGCAGCTAAAAGTGTCGGCACTCTTTTGAGAAGAAAACCGCATATGGATTGCTGGCGAATAATTAAAGATAGTGATGAATGGAGGGCTGAAAATGAGGGGGATGACATCATACCGGCACTAAGGCTCAGTTACAATCACCTGTCCTATCAGCTTCAGCTGCTCTTCTCATGTTGTGCTCTCTTTCCAAAAGGTTACAAATTTGACAAGGACAAGTTGGTACGTATGTGGATAGCTCTTGGCTTTGTCAtgcatgaaagaaagaaattggagAATGCAGGAAGTGACTATTTTGATGATTTGGTAATCCGAAGCTTCTTTCAAAAAGATGAGCAGTATTTCATTGTGCACGACTTAATGCATGATGTAGCACAAGAAGTCTCAGTCCTTGAATACCTTAGTGTTGATGGCTCAGATCCTCGGAAAGTCTTCTCATCCATCCGTCATATTGGAATCTGGACTGGCATAGAACCTAGTGAAACCGTTGAAGAGGATGGAATTCAGTATGATAATATTCTGGAAAGCTTGGAGGGTTTAATGCTTGTAGGTGAAAACGATGAGAATAATGATATGCTGAAATGTTTGGAGAGTTTAATGCTTGTAGGTGCATATGGTAAGAACTTCTCTGAAGAGTTTGTGAAGATTTTGGCACAAGTACAGTATGTTCGGATACTTCGGTTATCAGTATCAGCAACGGACATTAATGCTGACGTTTTGCTCTCTAGTGTGAAAAGGTTCATTCATCTTCGCTATTTAGAGCTGAGCTATACATATACTTCTGAGGAGCATAAACGACCTCTGCCTGAGGCTATATGTAAGCTCTACCACCTAATGATACTGGACATCACACATTGGAGCGGTCTAAATGAGCTGCCAAAGGGTATGAGTAATCTCGTGAATCTGCGATATCTGCTTGTTCCAGGGACAGGATCCTTGCACTCACAGATATCAAGAGTTGGTGAACTTAAGTTGCTACAAGAGCTGAATGAATTTCGGGTTCAACAAGAGAGTGGCTTCAATATTTGCCAGCTGAAAGATTTAAAGGAGATCAAAGGGTCGCTTAGTATCCTTGATCTTCAGAATGTCAAAGACAAGGCAGAGGCTAGTCGTGCAAGGATTAAAGATAAAAAACATCTGAAGACACTGTCACTTTCATGGGGGGGCACAAATAAAGGTACTGCTATGCAGAAAGAAGTAATTGAGGGTCTTAAACCACATGAGTACCTTGCACATCTTCATGTCATAAATTATTCCGGTGCAACTACTCCATCATGGTTGGAAGCAGTCCGCTACTTAAAAAGCCTCCAACTCAAAGACTGTACAGAACTGGAGAACCTGCCATCGTTTGAGAAGTTGCGATTCCTGAAGAAACTGTCCTTGATTGGTATGTCCTCTCTGAAGGAAGTCAAGATTGACTTCAACTGCGGTGGTGCAAGTACAGCCTCCAAGTCCTCtgatgaggaggagctcgAGTTAAGTGAAGTTGAAATTGCAAAATGTTCAGCACTAACATCCGTAAGGCTTCATTCCTGCAAGGTACTGACCGAATTAAACATCAAAGAATGTCGGGCACTATCTTCCTTAGATGGTTTGCCATCCTCTGATCAACTGGTCTGTAAAATAGAAGAATGCCCTCAACTTCCATCTTACGTCGCCTGA